In the Chromobacterium sp. ATCC 53434 genome, GCGCGTAGCGGCTGAACGAGCCGGCCACCGGATTGTGTATCGCCATCTCGCCCAGCGCGCGCATGATCATGAAAATGGCGAGGCCGCCAAGGCCGTAGGCCAGCATGATGGCCGGACCGGCCATCTTGATCGCGGTGGCCGAGCCGAGGAACAGGCCGACGCCTATGGTCGCGCCCAGCGCCATCAGATTGATGTGCCTCTCCTCCAGCCCGCGGTGCAGCGTTTGCGGTTCTGCCTGCATGCCTTGCTCCTTTGTCTATTCGTTGGATGTCCGACTATTGCTTGTGCTTATGCGCCGGAACGACAAAGCATTTTACATAGGACGATAACGATATGACTATGGGAGCAATTTAATACCAATTAATTGTCAAATCCCAAGCAGGAAACTGCCAGGCGCGCGCGGGCAGACACGCCGCGAGATTCAGAACAGCTCGATATCGCCGCTGGGCATCTCGGCGTCCACCCGTCCGGCCACCGCCAGCCGCTGGTAGCCGCCGACCTGATTGCGGCCGTGGGACTTGACGAAGTACAGCGCACGATCGGCCCGGTCCAGCAGCTGCACCGGCAGCAACAGCGGATCGATCATCGTGTAGCCTATGCTGACCGTCACCGGCTCGCCATGGCTGAAGCCATGCTCGCACACCCTCAGCCGCAGCGCCTGCAGCCAGGCCTGCGCCGCCACCTCGGCGGTGCCCGGCAGCAATAGCGCGAACTCCTCGCCGCCGAAACGGTACAGCCCGTCCTGGGGCCTCAGACTCTGCCGCATCAATTGCGCCAGCTGACGCAGCACCGCGTCGCCGATCGCATGGCCGTGGCGATCGTTGATGGTCTTGAAGAAGTCGATGTCGAGCAAGGCCAGCACGCTGGGAACCGGATCGAGGCGCGACCGCTCCAGCAGCTGATAGATGCCCAGATCGAATTTGCGACGGTTATGGAGACCGGTCAGCCGGTCGCAGTCGGCCTCGGCCAGCAGGCCCAGATAGTTTTCATGGATGCGCGCCAGCGCGCGAAACTCGTCCAGCAACGGCGGCGTCGGCTCGGCTGCGGCGACGAACAGCAAGCCGGCGAGCTGCCCGCCGCAACACAGCGTCCGATACAGGCCGCCATCGGTATGCAGCACGCCGACGGCGCCCTGCCGCAGCCAGCCGGCCATCGCGCCTTCGGCCGGCCGCCAGCAAGCGTCCGTCGCTTCGACCACGCCGCCGTCGTCGTCGCGCCAGTGCAGCAGCAGCTCGAAGCCGTCGGCGCCGTGCCGGCAGTCATGCAGCTCGGCGCGGCCGAAAGCCGGGTTTTCCATCAATAGCTCGATCAGCCCGCGCGCCAGCTCGCGCTGCTCGCGCTGCGAGGTCAGCTCCACCACCCCCGACAGCCAGCGCAGCCGCTCCGGTTCCGCGCCGGCATCGACCGAGGCCGGCGCGCCGGACCGGTTGCCGGACGGCATCGCGGACACTGCTGGGCTGGGCATGCGGCGTCTCCGTGGCGTATGCGGATGTGCTGAGTATAGACAGCCGCCGGCCGCCGGGCCTCCGGCAAAACCCTGCCCGGCCCAAAGCGGCCGGCGCCGGGTTCGACGGTTCCTCAAGCCTGTTTGAGCTTCCTCACCTTGGCCGGCTTGGCCGCTTCCGCCTCCGGCTCGCGCTCCCAGGCCTCCCGGTACGGCCGGCCGTAGTAGCTGTCGAGCAGCAGCTGCTTCAATTCGCTGATCAGCGGGTAGCGCGGATTGGCGCCGGTGCACTGATCATCGAAGGCCGCCTCGGCCACTTCGTCCAGCTTGGCCAGGAAATCGGCCTCGACGACGCCGGCCGCCTGGATCGACGCCGGAATGCCCAGCGTCTTCTTCAGCTCGTCCACCCACTCGATCAGCTTCTCGACGCGTTGATGGTCGCGGCTGGCCTCCAGGCCCAGATGGCGGGCGATCTCGGCGTAGCGCGCCACGCTCTTCGGCCTGTCGTACTGGCTGAACGCGGTCTGCTTGGTCGGCACGTCGGCGGCGTTGTAGCGGATCACATTGCTGATC is a window encoding:
- a CDS encoding GGDEF domain-containing protein, translated to MPSPAVSAMPSGNRSGAPASVDAGAEPERLRWLSGVVELTSQREQRELARGLIELLMENPAFGRAELHDCRHGADGFELLLHWRDDDGGVVEATDACWRPAEGAMAGWLRQGAVGVLHTDGGLYRTLCCGGQLAGLLFVAAAEPTPPLLDEFRALARIHENYLGLLAEADCDRLTGLHNRRKFDLGIYQLLERSRLDPVPSVLALLDIDFFKTINDRHGHAIGDAVLRQLAQLMRQSLRPQDGLYRFGGEEFALLLPGTAEVAAQAWLQALRLRVCEHGFSHGEPVTVSIGYTMIDPLLLPVQLLDRADRALYFVKSHGRNQVGGYQRLAVAGRVDAEMPSGDIELF